One segment of Mycobacterium spongiae DNA contains the following:
- a CDS encoding adenylosuccinate synthase — protein sequence MPAIVLIGAQWGDEGKGKATDLLGGRVQWVVRYQGGNNAGHTVVLPTGENFALHLIPSGVLTPGVTNVIGNGVVVDPGVLLGELQGLEDRGVDTSRLLISADAHLLMPYHVAIDKVTERYMGSKKIGTTGRGIGPCYQDKVARMGIRVADVLDPDQLARKVEAACEFKNQVLVKIYNRRALDPEQVVDALLEQAEGFRHRIADTRLLLNSALEAGETVLLEGSQGTLLDVDHGTYPYVTSSNPTAGGAAVGSGIGPTRMSTVLGILKAYTTRVGSGPFPTELSDEHGEYLAKTGGEIGVTTGRRRRCGWFDAVIARYAARVNGITDYFLTKLDVLSSLETVPVCVGYEVDGVRMGDMPMTQSDLCRAEPVYEELPGWWEDISGAREFGELPAKARDYVLRLEELAGAPVSCIGVGPGRDQTIVRRDVLRARS from the coding sequence ATGCCGGCAATCGTCCTCATCGGCGCCCAGTGGGGTGACGAGGGCAAGGGTAAGGCCACGGATCTGCTCGGTGGGCGGGTGCAGTGGGTGGTGCGCTATCAGGGCGGCAACAACGCTGGGCACACCGTCGTTTTGCCGACCGGAGAGAATTTTGCGTTGCACCTCATCCCGTCGGGTGTGCTCACGCCCGGCGTGACCAATGTCATTGGCAACGGCGTGGTGGTGGACCCGGGTGTGCTGCTCGGCGAACTGCAAGGACTCGAAGACCGCGGTGTTGACACGTCGAGGCTGTTGATCTCGGCTGACGCGCACTTACTCATGCCCTATCACGTTGCCATTGACAAGGTCACCGAGCGCTATATGGGCAGCAAGAAGATCGGCACTACCGGCCGCGGCATCGGGCCGTGCTATCAGGACAAGGTCGCCCGCATGGGGATCCGGGTCGCTGATGTGCTCGACCCCGATCAGTTGGCGCGCAAAGTCGAGGCCGCCTGCGAGTTCAAGAATCAGGTGCTGGTCAAGATCTATAACCGCAGGGCGCTGGACCCCGAGCAGGTGGTGGATGCCTTGCTCGAGCAGGCCGAGGGCTTCCGGCATCGGATAGCTGACACCCGGCTGCTGCTCAACTCGGCCCTTGAGGCCGGCGAAACCGTGTTGCTGGAGGGCTCTCAGGGCACTTTGCTCGACGTCGATCACGGCACCTATCCCTATGTGACGTCATCGAATCCGACGGCAGGCGGGGCAGCCGTCGGTTCCGGGATCGGCCCAACCCGGATGTCGACGGTGCTGGGCATTCTCAAGGCCTACACCACCCGGGTGGGATCTGGCCCGTTTCCCACCGAACTGTCCGACGAGCACGGCGAATACTTGGCCAAGACCGGCGGCGAAATCGGAGTGACCACCGGCCGACGCCGGCGCTGTGGCTGGTTCGACGCCGTCATCGCGCGCTACGCCGCCCGGGTCAATGGGATCACCGACTACTTCCTGACCAAGCTTGATGTGCTGTCCAGTCTGGAAACGGTCCCCGTCTGCGTCGGCTATGAGGTCGACGGGGTGCGGATGGGTGACATGCCGATGACCCAGAGCGATCTTTGCCGCGCCGAACCCGTCTACGAGGAGCTGCCGGGCTGGTGGGAGGACATCTCCGGGGCGCGGGAGTTCGGTGAGCTGCCCGCCAAAGCGCGTGACTACGTGCTGCGACTGGAAGAGCTGGCCGGAGCGCCGGTTTCGTGCATCGGAGTCGGTCCCGGGCGAGACCAGACCATTGTGCGCCGGGACGTTCTGCGGGCCCGCTCGTGA
- the fbaA gene encoding class II fructose-bisphosphate aldolase, which produces MPVATPEVYAEMLGRAKENSYAFPAINCTSSETVNAAIKGFADAGSDGIIQFSTGGAEFGSGLGVKDMVTGAVALAEFTHIIAAKYPINVALHTDHCPKDKLDTYVRPLLAISSERVGKGANPLFQSHMWDGSAIPLDENLVIAQELLKVAAAAKIILEIEIGVVGGEEDGVAHEINDKLYTSPEDFEKTIDALGAGDQGKYLLAATFGNVHGVYKPGNVKLRPDILAQGQKVAAAKLGLADADGVRAKPFDFVFHGGSGSEKSEIEESLEYGVVKMNVDTDTQYAFTRPIVTHMFTNYDGVLKVDGEVGVKKVYDPRSYLKKAEAGMTERVVEACNDLHCAGRSLSS; this is translated from the coding sequence ATGCCTGTCGCAACGCCCGAGGTCTACGCCGAGATGCTGGGGCGTGCCAAGGAGAACTCGTACGCCTTTCCGGCGATCAACTGCACCTCCTCGGAAACGGTCAACGCCGCAATCAAGGGTTTCGCCGACGCCGGTAGCGACGGCATCATCCAATTCTCCACTGGCGGTGCCGAGTTCGGCTCCGGTCTTGGGGTCAAGGACATGGTCACCGGTGCGGTCGCGCTGGCCGAGTTCACCCACATCATTGCGGCCAAGTACCCGATCAACGTCGCTCTGCACACCGACCACTGCCCCAAGGACAAGCTCGACACCTACGTCCGGCCGCTGCTGGCTATCTCCTCGGAGAGAGTGGGCAAAGGTGCCAATCCTTTGTTCCAATCGCACATGTGGGATGGGTCGGCGATACCGCTCGATGAGAATCTGGTCATCGCACAGGAACTGCTCAAGGTGGCGGCGGCGGCCAAAATTATCCTGGAGATTGAGATCGGCGTCGTCGGTGGCGAAGAGGACGGCGTCGCGCACGAGATCAACGACAAGCTCTACACCAGCCCTGAGGACTTCGAGAAAACCATCGATGCGCTGGGTGCCGGCGACCAGGGCAAGTACCTTTTGGCCGCGACGTTCGGCAATGTGCACGGCGTCTACAAACCGGGCAACGTCAAGCTTCGCCCCGACATCCTTGCCCAAGGGCAAAAGGTGGCCGCGGCCAAGCTCGGTTTGGCTGACGCTGATGGGGTCCGGGCGAAGCCTTTCGACTTCGTTTTCCATGGCGGCTCGGGCTCGGAGAAGTCAGAGATCGAGGAATCGCTGGAGTACGGCGTCGTGAAGATGAACGTCGACACCGACACTCAGTATGCGTTCACCCGCCCGATCGTGACGCACATGTTCACCAACTACGACGGCGTGCTCAAGGTGGATGGCGAGGTTGGCGTCAAGAAGGTCTATGACCCCCGCAGTTATCTCAAGAAGGCCGAAGCGGGCATGACCGAGCGGGTGGTGGAGGCCTGCAACGACCTCCACTGCGCCGGGAGGTCCCTCTCCAGCTGA
- a CDS encoding site-2 protease family protein, with protein MSDPGVHEAVRPSPIFLSLVGLTSAGAALAWLAGATARPLAYVGVFTFVIAGWLVSLCLHEFGHAVTAWRFGDHDVAIRGYLTLDPRRYSHPMLSLGLPMVFIALGGIGLPGAAVYVQTWFMTASRRTLVSLAGPAVNTVLAALLLTTARLLFDPAHTVMWAGVAFLGFLQVTAVVLNLLPIPGLDGYGALEPHLSPETQRALAPAKQFAMVFLLLLFLAPALNRWFFGIVYWLFELSGVPRWLAAAGSVLTRFWSIWF; from the coding sequence GTGAGCGACCCGGGCGTGCACGAGGCCGTCCGACCCAGCCCGATCTTCTTGAGCCTGGTCGGTTTGACGAGCGCCGGGGCCGCATTGGCCTGGCTGGCCGGAGCAACCGCGCGGCCGCTGGCCTACGTCGGAGTGTTTACCTTCGTCATCGCCGGCTGGTTGGTGTCGCTGTGCCTGCATGAATTCGGACATGCCGTCACCGCCTGGCGATTCGGGGACCACGATGTCGCGATTCGCGGCTACCTGACGCTCGACCCGCGGCGCTACAGCCATCCGATGCTCTCGCTCGGACTCCCCATGGTGTTCATAGCGCTAGGCGGCATCGGCCTCCCGGGTGCCGCGGTGTATGTGCAGACCTGGTTCATGACGGCGTCGCGCCGCACCCTGGTGAGTTTGGCCGGACCCGCGGTGAACACCGTGCTGGCGGCGTTGTTGCTGACGACCGCACGATTGTTGTTCGACCCCGCACACACCGTGATGTGGGCCGGCGTCGCATTCCTGGGATTCCTTCAGGTCACCGCGGTGGTTCTGAACCTGCTGCCAATCCCCGGTCTGGACGGCTATGGCGCACTCGAGCCGCATCTGAGTCCGGAAACGCAACGCGCGCTAGCCCCGGCCAAGCAGTTCGCCATGGTTTTCCTGTTGCTGCTTTTCCTGGCGCCGGCGCTCAACCGGTGGTTTTTCGGGATCGTCTACTGGCTCTTCGAACTGTCCGGGGTGCCGCGCTGGCTGGCCGCGGCGGGCAGCGTCCTCACCCGCTTCTGGAGCATCTGGTTCTAA
- a CDS encoding DUF3151 domain-containing protein, producing the protein MTPMRDLLGPDPILLPGDRESEAALLAGENPATVAAAHPEASVAWAALAEGALADGKVVTAYAYARTGYHRGLDQLRRNGWKGFGPVPYSHEPNRGFLRCVAALARAADTIGETDEYGRCLDLLDDCDPAARSALGFSVPR; encoded by the coding sequence ATGACGCCGATGCGTGATCTTCTGGGACCTGATCCGATCCTGCTGCCTGGTGACCGCGAGAGTGAAGCCGCATTGCTCGCCGGGGAAAACCCGGCCACCGTCGCGGCCGCTCACCCCGAGGCGTCGGTGGCCTGGGCCGCACTCGCCGAAGGAGCCTTGGCCGACGGCAAGGTCGTGACGGCGTACGCATATGCGCGTACCGGTTACCACCGCGGCCTCGACCAGCTGCGCCGTAATGGCTGGAAGGGGTTCGGTCCGGTGCCGTACTCCCACGAGCCCAATCGAGGCTTCCTGCGCTGCGTGGCGGCGCTGGCGCGCGCCGCTGACACTATCGGTGAGACCGACGAGTACGGCCGTTGTCTGGACCTGCTCGATGATTGCGACCCGGCGGCCCGCTCGGCGCTGGGGTTCTCCGTGCCGCGGTGA
- a CDS encoding DUF7701 domain-containing protein produces MNYVEEIADRIRRNLAPEIVPENSYPLLLIYAVLARAKAADTTLEDIHDAWTAWMSMQGKRHESSVPFAELPDAVKCEDEPFLRAILAAL; encoded by the coding sequence ATGAACTACGTGGAGGAAATTGCTGACCGGATCAGGAGAAACCTGGCTCCTGAAATTGTCCCGGAGAATTCATACCCACTGCTTCTCATCTATGCGGTACTTGCTCGCGCCAAAGCCGCCGACACGACGCTGGAAGACATCCATGACGCCTGGACGGCTTGGATGTCGATGCAGGGGAAGCGACACGAATCGAGCGTGCCGTTCGCCGAACTGCCGGACGCAGTTAAGTGCGAAGACGAACCGTTCCTTCGGGCTATACTTGCAGCGCTCTGA
- a CDS encoding PaaI family thioesterase, with protein sequence MSDAVQHPESVDPDYEHHGGFPNYGPAHPGPGFGRFVATMRRLQDLAVSADPGPGAQDVWDEAAERAAALVALLDPFQAAEGQAPAGRTTSLPGWGSLLLPPWTLTRYAPDGVEMTGSFSRFHVGGNSAVHGGVLPLLFDHVFGMISHAGGRPISRTAFLHVDYRKITPIDTPLVVRGRVAKTEGRKAFVAAELVDGDETLLAEANGLMVRLLPGQP encoded by the coding sequence GTGAGTGACGCCGTCCAGCACCCCGAATCAGTCGATCCCGACTACGAACACCATGGCGGCTTCCCTAACTATGGTCCAGCCCACCCCGGTCCGGGTTTTGGCCGATTCGTAGCCACCATGCGCCGACTGCAAGACCTCGCCGTGTCCGCCGACCCCGGCCCGGGCGCCCAGGACGTGTGGGACGAGGCGGCCGAGCGCGCCGCAGCGCTGGTGGCGCTCCTGGACCCGTTTCAGGCAGCCGAGGGCCAGGCGCCGGCCGGGCGGACCACGAGCTTGCCGGGCTGGGGCAGTCTGCTGCTGCCGCCGTGGACGTTGACCAGGTATGCGCCTGACGGTGTCGAGATGACGGGATCCTTCAGCAGGTTTCACGTGGGGGGCAACTCCGCGGTGCACGGAGGGGTGTTGCCGCTGCTGTTTGATCACGTGTTCGGCATGATCTCGCATGCGGGGGGACGGCCGATCAGCCGGACGGCCTTTCTGCACGTCGACTACCGCAAGATCACCCCGATCGATACGCCGTTGGTGGTCCGCGGGCGGGTCGCCAAGACCGAGGGCCGTAAAGCGTTCGTGGCGGCAGAGCTCGTAGACGGCGACGAGACATTGTTGGCCGAAGCCAACGGGCTGATGGTTCGGTTGCTGCCCGGCCAGCCCTAG
- the mgtE gene encoding magnesium transporter, with the protein MRQVLGLGTPKAIDLWLDVVTDLPDRAHELAALSKAELARLGQLLDNANGVELLESVDHQLAAQALRAMDPMVAASLIDALDTDHAADILRELKEPKREALLMLLPLERAKVLRSLLSWPEDSAAAHMVPETLTVRPDMTVSEAVASVRDHASGLRSDSRTTAYVYVTDADSHLLGVVAFRALVLANRVQRVSDLMTDDLIVVSPLTDKELAAQTLMSHNLMAVPVVDGDNRLLGILAEDEAIDIAEEEATEDAERQGGSAPLEVPYLRASPWLLWRKRVVWLLVLFAAEAYTGTVLRAFSEEMEAVVALAFFIPLLIGTGGNTGTQIATTLVRAMATGQVRFRDMPAVLAKELSTGVLVGITMASAAVVRAWTLGVGPEVTVTVSLSVAAIVLWSSLVAAFLPPVLKKLRADPAIVSGPMIATIVDGTGLMIYFMIAHMTLSQLQGL; encoded by the coding sequence ATGCGCCAGGTTCTTGGCCTTGGAACGCCGAAAGCCATCGATCTGTGGCTGGATGTCGTCACAGATCTGCCGGACCGTGCTCACGAACTTGCCGCTCTGTCGAAGGCAGAGTTAGCACGACTCGGCCAGTTGCTGGACAACGCCAACGGCGTTGAGTTGTTGGAATCGGTTGACCACCAACTGGCCGCGCAGGCGCTTCGGGCCATGGACCCGATGGTGGCCGCTTCACTCATCGACGCGCTTGACACCGACCATGCCGCCGACATCCTGCGGGAACTCAAAGAGCCAAAGCGCGAAGCGTTATTGATGTTGCTGCCGCTGGAGCGGGCGAAGGTGCTGCGTAGCCTGTTGAGCTGGCCGGAGGATTCCGCCGCGGCGCACATGGTGCCCGAAACGCTGACCGTGCGCCCAGACATGACGGTTTCGGAAGCCGTCGCCAGCGTGCGTGACCACGCGTCGGGCCTGCGTAGCGATTCGCGAACCACCGCCTACGTCTACGTGACCGACGCCGACTCCCACCTCTTGGGCGTGGTGGCGTTCCGGGCTCTGGTGCTGGCCAATCGCGTACAGCGGGTCTCCGATCTGATGACCGACGACCTCATCGTCGTCTCGCCGCTGACCGACAAAGAGCTGGCCGCGCAGACTCTCATGAGCCACAACCTGATGGCGGTGCCCGTCGTCGACGGTGACAACAGGCTGCTTGGCATCCTCGCCGAAGACGAAGCGATCGACATTGCCGAGGAAGAGGCAACCGAAGACGCCGAGCGACAAGGGGGTTCAGCGCCTCTCGAGGTGCCGTATCTGCGGGCGTCGCCCTGGCTGCTGTGGCGCAAGCGGGTCGTCTGGCTCCTCGTGCTGTTCGCCGCCGAAGCCTATACCGGCACCGTCCTACGGGCGTTCTCCGAGGAAATGGAGGCGGTGGTGGCGCTGGCGTTCTTCATTCCACTTCTGATCGGTACCGGCGGCAATACGGGCACCCAGATCGCCACCACCCTGGTCCGTGCGATGGCCACCGGTCAAGTCCGGTTTCGCGATATGCCTGCGGTGCTGGCCAAGGAGCTATCGACCGGGGTACTGGTCGGCATCACGATGGCAAGCGCCGCGGTGGTTCGCGCCTGGACGTTGGGCGTGGGGCCGGAGGTGACGGTGACGGTCTCATTGTCGGTGGCAGCGATCGTGCTGTGGTCGTCGCTGGTAGCGGCCTTCCTTCCGCCCGTGTTGAAGAAGTTGCGTGCCGACCCAGCAATTGTTTCGGGGCCGATGATCGCCACCATCGTCGACGGCACGGGCCTGATGATCTACTTCATGATCGCGCACATGACGCTGTCACAGCTTCAGGGTCTATGA
- a CDS encoding peptidase M50, producing the protein MNRAEMTPAIAVLLFGDGRPPRPLSGLPAHHVEDPTAIDTALGPYSRLVVVGADADLAAVLTRLLRSNRLDVEVGYAPRRRTAATRAYGLPAGRRAARRARHGTPDRVPLIRDETGAVVVGHARWLPADGQALIHGEAVVDDTALFDGDVAGMSIEPTLALPGLRAAVQHRPRRRRRPRRWISGRAAQLGTTGATVVRDGVAAPRSVRRSTFYRNVEGWLLVR; encoded by the coding sequence ATGAATAGGGCGGAGATGACGCCCGCCATTGCGGTGCTGCTGTTCGGAGATGGTCGTCCGCCCAGGCCGTTGAGCGGCCTGCCCGCCCATCATGTCGAGGATCCGACCGCAATCGACACCGCACTTGGTCCCTATAGCCGGCTGGTGGTGGTGGGCGCCGATGCGGACCTGGCCGCGGTGCTGACCCGGCTGTTGCGCAGCAACCGGCTCGATGTCGAGGTGGGATATGCGCCGCGCCGGCGCACGGCCGCGACCCGAGCGTACGGATTGCCCGCGGGGCGCCGCGCGGCGCGACGCGCGCGCCACGGAACCCCCGACCGGGTCCCCCTGATTCGCGACGAAACCGGGGCGGTGGTCGTGGGCCACGCGAGGTGGCTACCGGCCGACGGCCAAGCGCTGATCCACGGTGAGGCCGTTGTCGACGACACGGCACTCTTCGACGGCGACGTCGCCGGGATGTCCATCGAGCCGACCCTGGCGCTTCCGGGTCTGCGAGCCGCCGTGCAACACCGGCCGCGTCGCCGCCGCAGGCCACGGCGCTGGATCAGCGGCCGAGCGGCTCAGCTGGGCACTACCGGCGCCACTGTGGTCCGCGACGGGGTCGCCGCCCCGCGCAGCGTGCGACGGTCGACCTTCTACCGCAACGTCGAGGGTTGGCTGCTGGTCCGGTAG
- a CDS encoding RipA family octameric membrane protein, which translates to MGESEAADRRQPMTNPTQPQESPDSYMFEQYKLAVEMADRVSARRATANTFFLSIQTGLAIALGAFAVNDGVQDNANPDSFVLTLAAVAGVLIASSWWMLLRSYRDLNSAKFAVINNLEEKYLRVHLFKDEWEHLKQDRAKAWQRRYAELGQIERLVPSLFALLYLVLAIHVNWRFQ; encoded by the coding sequence GTGGGAGAATCTGAAGCTGCTGATCGGCGGCAGCCGATGACCAATCCCACTCAGCCTCAGGAATCCCCCGATTCCTACATGTTCGAACAATACAAACTCGCCGTGGAGATGGCGGATCGTGTGTCCGCCCGAAGGGCGACGGCGAACACTTTCTTCTTGTCCATTCAGACCGGTTTAGCTATTGCGCTCGGCGCATTCGCTGTCAACGATGGAGTCCAAGATAACGCGAACCCGGACAGCTTTGTACTCACCCTCGCTGCAGTCGCCGGGGTGCTCATCGCCAGCTCCTGGTGGATGCTGCTGCGGTCCTACCGCGACCTGAACAGTGCGAAATTCGCCGTGATCAACAATCTTGAAGAGAAATACCTACGCGTCCATTTGTTCAAGGACGAATGGGAGCACCTGAAGCAGGATCGGGCCAAGGCTTGGCAGAGGCGATACGCAGAACTCGGACAGATCGAGCGTTTAGTCCCAAGCCTGTTTGCGCTGCTATATCTCGTGTTGGCAATCCACGTGAATTGGCGATTCCAATGA